From the genome of Cognaticolwellia beringensis, one region includes:
- a CDS encoding 1-aminocyclopropane-1-carboxylate deaminase/D-cysteine desulfhydrase — MPPLSVLQPIAHPIFSQHKITVQVKRDDLIHRFISGNKWRKLKYNLLHAKAIGAKGVITFGGCFSNHIHACSFACHQQNLPVIGIIRGEQDNQNNYTLAWAKHWAMKLTFVDRKTYRMRNDEHYLQQLQRQYPDYFIIPEGGSNALALTGVAEVIEELSQQCEFDTLITPVGSGGTLAGLILGDKSQHNLLGIAVLKQQGYLESEVSDLLPLTSKNENKWRIAHEFHCGGYAKFSPQDAEKIRNFSQVVGIDFEPVYSGKMILALLKLIESGYFPAHHRIVLLHTGGLQGLGGMFERGLLNQAEWPSPPATPVP; from the coding sequence ATGCCTCCTTTATCTGTTTTACAACCCATCGCTCATCCTATTTTTTCTCAGCATAAAATTACAGTACAAGTTAAACGTGATGATCTCATTCATCGTTTTATTTCTGGTAATAAATGGCGAAAACTTAAATACAATTTGCTACATGCTAAAGCGATTGGTGCTAAAGGTGTTATTACTTTTGGCGGCTGTTTTTCTAATCATATTCATGCTTGTTCGTTTGCCTGTCATCAACAAAACTTACCCGTTATTGGCATTATTCGTGGAGAACAGGACAATCAAAACAACTACACATTAGCATGGGCTAAACATTGGGCGATGAAGCTGACTTTTGTTGACCGAAAAACTTATCGCATGCGCAATGATGAACATTATTTACAACAATTACAGCGACAATACCCTGACTACTTCATTATTCCTGAAGGTGGAAGTAATGCACTGGCGTTAACTGGGGTCGCTGAAGTGATTGAAGAACTCAGCCAACAATGCGAATTTGATACCCTGATAACACCTGTAGGTAGCGGCGGTACGTTGGCAGGTCTTATTTTAGGTGATAAGTCGCAGCATAACTTACTAGGGATAGCAGTACTAAAGCAACAAGGCTATCTTGAAAGTGAAGTAAGCGATTTACTCCCCTTAACCAGTAAAAATGAGAATAAATGGCGAATAGCGCACGAATTTCACTGCGGAGGTTACGCTAAATTTAGTCCGCAAGACGCAGAAAAGATAAGAAACTTTAGTCAGGTAGTTGGCATTGATTTTGAGCCAGTTTATTCAGGGAAAATGATTTTAGCATTGCTAAAGCTGATCGAATCAGGCTATTTCCCAGCACATCATCGCATTGTGCTTCTACATACTGGTGGTCTGCAAGGGTTAGGGGGCATGTTTGAACGCGGCTTACTTAATCAAGCTGAATGGCCTTCACCACCTGCGACACCGGTTCCGTAA
- a CDS encoding M20/M25/M40 family metallo-hydrolase, protein MISKSKFIASTYLAVLMSVGSFIASAQQLNTDQQAQLNALKTTALQSDLSYQLIESLTTEVGHRLMGSEGDKKSIVWAVNKMKALGFDKVWTEEVTGSYWLRGEAKARIVAPYPHDVVILALGGSIGTSKEGLTAKVAHFETLADLKAAPDNSLNGKIAFVSYQMERHIDGDGYGPAVGTRVGGAVVAAQKGASALIMRSVGTDNNRTAHTGVMRYKDEVKKIPAAALSNPDADLLVNQLKRGEEVSMYLNMTAKTNAEVVATSANVIGEFTGSELPNEIVSLGAHLDSWDVGTGALDDGLGIGMVMAAAHHIGQLPKRPKRTIRVILFAAEEVGLLGAKQYVKAHKDDMNAHVMGAEWDFGIGRIYKMTPGVGAQSLNAVRELAQYLAPMGVALAPENNAKGQSDMSALSDAGMPSINFSPDGSNYFDYHHTENDTLDKVEPEALKVNTAIYTMYAYFAAQAMVDFRK, encoded by the coding sequence ATGATCTCGAAAAGCAAATTCATTGCCAGTACATACTTAGCTGTATTAATGAGCGTAGGTAGCTTTATTGCTTCAGCACAACAATTAAACACTGACCAACAAGCGCAATTAAACGCGCTAAAAACAACCGCACTACAATCAGATTTATCTTACCAACTTATTGAGTCGTTAACGACAGAAGTGGGTCACCGCTTGATGGGTTCGGAAGGCGATAAAAAGTCGATTGTTTGGGCCGTAAATAAAATGAAAGCATTAGGCTTTGATAAAGTATGGACCGAAGAAGTCACCGGCAGTTATTGGTTACGTGGAGAAGCTAAAGCACGTATTGTTGCACCATATCCACACGATGTTGTGATCTTAGCGTTAGGCGGCAGCATAGGAACGTCTAAAGAAGGTTTAACAGCCAAGGTTGCGCACTTTGAAACTTTGGCTGACTTAAAAGCGGCACCAGATAACAGCCTTAATGGCAAGATAGCCTTCGTTTCTTATCAAATGGAGCGACATATTGATGGTGATGGTTATGGACCTGCTGTCGGTACCCGTGTAGGTGGTGCAGTTGTAGCTGCACAAAAAGGCGCTTCAGCGTTGATTATGCGCTCAGTAGGCACAGACAATAATCGCACGGCTCATACCGGAGTGATGCGCTATAAAGATGAGGTTAAAAAAATTCCGGCAGCTGCCTTATCTAATCCTGATGCTGATTTATTAGTAAATCAACTGAAACGTGGTGAAGAAGTCAGTATGTACCTTAACATGACCGCTAAAACTAACGCTGAAGTTGTCGCAACCTCAGCCAATGTTATTGGTGAATTTACGGGTAGTGAATTACCAAATGAAATTGTCTCTTTAGGTGCTCACTTAGACAGTTGGGATGTTGGTACCGGGGCATTAGATGATGGTTTAGGTATTGGTATGGTAATGGCTGCAGCACATCATATTGGACAACTCCCTAAACGTCCAAAACGCACTATTCGGGTTATTTTATTCGCCGCTGAAGAAGTGGGTTTATTGGGCGCTAAGCAATATGTTAAAGCGCATAAAGATGATATGAATGCTCACGTTATGGGCGCTGAATGGGACTTTGGTATAGGTCGCATATATAAAATGACGCCAGGTGTGGGCGCACAATCGCTAAATGCCGTACGTGAACTAGCGCAATATTTGGCGCCAATGGGCGTAGCGTTAGCACCAGAAAATAATGCGAAAGGTCAATCAGATATGAGTGCGTTAAGTGATGCAGGTATGCCGAGCATTAACTTTTCACCTGATGGTTCTAACTACTTTGATTATCACCATACTGAAAATGACACTTTAGACAAAGTTGAACCAGAAGCACTGAAAGTGAATACGGCTATTTATACGATGTATGCCTATTTTGCTGCACAAGCGATGGTAGATTTCAGAAAGTAG
- the rnr gene encoding ribonuclease R produces MTNKDPHKQREADKYDKPVASRELLLSLIEKSNIPPTFKALIKQLQYTDDDMVVGVKHRLRAMENSGQIVFNKFKQYAIANRSDVLTGKVIGHRDGFGFFAPDNGDKDFYISSYEMKRVIHGDIVEAILIDRTDRKGRKEVKILDVIKPRTAGVVGRFYVDHHIASVVPDDARIQQEILIQPDKKLGARHGEVVVVNVIQRPTKRSNAVGEVIEVLGEHMAPGMEIEIALREHDLPNQFSPEVIAEVSGIADEVEESAKAPRIDLRDLPLVTIDGEDARDFDDAVYCKPNAGGGWTLWVAIADVSYYVRDKTALDEEAISRGNSVYFPSQVIPMLPEKLSNGLCSLNPDVDRLCMVCEMNISASGELSGSKFYSAVMRSHARFTYSKVATILGVNPEQKDEDYRAELRTQYQALIPDLENLNTMYHVLSKARTERGAIAFETTESQFLFNSDRKIESIVAMVRNDAHKIIEECMILANVATAEFIEKHKKPGLFRVHDKPSEDKYNNFISYVNELGLDLSSMGERKTQPEPKDYCHILEKIADRPDQELIQTMLLRSMRQAVYQSDNIGHFGLALPSYSHFTSPIRRYPDLVVHRVIKAILDEQAKDEANAGAHSYTPEAVIELGEHCSMTERRADDATRDVSDWLKCEYMQDHVGDTFTGVISTVTNFGLFVRLADLHIEGLVHITSLGHDYYHFDDVRMCLTGENTGAKYHIGDTVEVQVAAVNLDEKKIDLALAGANAVIKRAKPQTKGKSSDKHKRGKRSAGKSASQDAKASFDEKAKPSKKPVKAADKASDKTTAKAKKRKARKKRPGKNARKADT; encoded by the coding sequence GTGACCAATAAAGACCCGCACAAACAGCGTGAAGCTGACAAATATGATAAACCCGTAGCAAGCCGTGAGCTGCTATTGTCGCTGATCGAAAAATCTAACATCCCGCCTACGTTTAAAGCCCTTATTAAACAACTACAATATACTGATGACGATATGGTGGTTGGGGTAAAACACCGTTTACGTGCCATGGAAAATAGTGGCCAAATTGTGTTTAATAAGTTTAAGCAATATGCCATCGCAAACCGTAGTGATGTGTTAACCGGCAAAGTCATCGGTCATCGTGATGGTTTTGGCTTCTTTGCGCCAGACAATGGTGACAAAGACTTCTATATATCATCATATGAAATGAAACGTGTAATCCACGGTGATATTGTAGAAGCGATCTTGATAGACCGCACTGACCGAAAAGGTCGCAAAGAAGTAAAAATACTCGATGTGATTAAACCACGCACTGCAGGGGTTGTTGGGCGATTTTATGTTGATCATCATATCGCTTCTGTTGTGCCTGATGATGCGCGTATTCAGCAAGAAATTCTTATCCAACCGGATAAAAAATTAGGCGCTCGCCATGGCGAAGTCGTAGTCGTTAATGTTATTCAAAGACCTACTAAGCGTTCAAATGCAGTGGGTGAAGTGATTGAAGTGCTCGGTGAACATATGGCGCCGGGGATGGAAATTGAAATAGCCTTGCGTGAACATGATCTTCCAAATCAATTTTCGCCAGAAGTAATTGCCGAAGTTAGCGGTATTGCTGATGAAGTTGAAGAGTCAGCAAAAGCACCAAGAATAGATTTACGCGATTTACCTTTAGTCACCATTGATGGTGAAGACGCCCGAGATTTTGACGATGCGGTATATTGTAAGCCTAATGCTGGTGGCGGTTGGACGTTATGGGTGGCGATTGCTGATGTGAGTTATTATGTGCGTGATAAAACCGCACTAGATGAAGAAGCAATTTCTCGTGGTAATTCAGTGTATTTTCCTAGCCAAGTTATTCCGATGTTACCGGAAAAACTTTCCAATGGCCTGTGTTCATTAAATCCAGATGTTGACCGACTGTGTATGGTTTGCGAAATGAATATTTCTGCTTCGGGAGAATTATCAGGATCTAAATTTTATTCTGCTGTAATGCGCTCTCACGCGCGTTTTACTTATAGCAAAGTCGCGACTATTTTAGGCGTAAATCCTGAGCAAAAAGATGAAGATTACCGCGCAGAATTACGCACACAATATCAAGCACTGATACCTGATTTAGAAAACCTAAATACCATGTATCACGTGCTAAGCAAAGCAAGAACAGAACGTGGTGCTATTGCTTTTGAAACGACAGAATCGCAGTTTCTTTTTAACAGTGATAGAAAAATAGAATCTATCGTGGCAATGGTGCGTAACGACGCACATAAAATCATTGAAGAATGTATGATTTTAGCTAACGTTGCGACAGCAGAGTTCATTGAAAAACATAAAAAACCCGGTTTATTCCGTGTGCACGATAAGCCAAGTGAAGACAAGTATAATAACTTTATCAGTTATGTTAACGAGCTGGGACTTGACCTGTCTTCCATGGGAGAACGTAAAACACAGCCTGAGCCGAAAGACTATTGCCATATATTAGAAAAAATTGCCGACCGTCCGGATCAAGAGCTTATTCAAACCATGCTGTTGCGTTCTATGCGCCAAGCGGTTTATCAAAGCGACAATATCGGCCACTTTGGCCTAGCACTGCCATCATATAGCCATTTTACTTCGCCCATACGCCGTTACCCAGATTTAGTGGTGCATCGTGTTATTAAAGCTATTTTAGATGAGCAAGCTAAAGATGAAGCGAATGCTGGCGCACATAGCTATACACCTGAAGCGGTGATAGAGCTTGGTGAACATTGTTCTATGACCGAACGTCGTGCTGACGATGCCACGCGTGATGTCTCAGATTGGCTGAAATGTGAATATATGCAAGACCATGTTGGTGATACTTTTACCGGTGTCATCTCAACTGTGACCAACTTTGGTTTATTTGTGCGTTTAGCTGATTTACACATTGAAGGTTTAGTGCATATCACCTCATTAGGTCATGACTATTACCACTTTGACGATGTGCGCATGTGCTTAACAGGTGAAAATACCGGTGCTAAGTATCACATTGGCGATACGGTAGAAGTGCAAGTTGCTGCGGTTAATCTGGATGAGAAAAAAATTGATTTAGCATTAGCCGGCGCAAATGCCGTTATAAAACGTGCTAAACCACAGACAAAAGGTAAAAGCTCGGATAAGCATAAACGCGGTAAGCGCTCTGCTGGCAAATCAGCATCACAAGACGCAAAAGCAAGTTTTGATGAAAAAGCTAAACCAAGTAAAAAACCGGTGAAAGCTGCCGACAAAGCTAGCGATAAAACAACGGCTAAAGCGAAAAAGCGCAAGGCGAGAAAAAAGCGCCCTGGTAAAAATGCACGTAAAGCAGATACTTAG
- the rlmB gene encoding 23S rRNA (guanosine(2251)-2'-O)-methyltransferase RlmB, whose translation MAKQEELVFGIHAVKALIEHAPERFIELWLLKGREDDRLMPITNLAQQYGIPAQMASRKVLDDKSEGEQHQGVVARVKPGKVFTEADLEDILAEAERKEQAPFLLILDGVTDPHNLGACLRNADAAGVQAIIVPKDNAARLTATVRKVAVGAAESVPLVQVTNLSRTMKALQQMGVWIIGTAGETDTCLYDVKLAGPMALVMGAEGKGMRRLTRENCDQLVKLPMAGSVSSLNVSVATGICLFEIVRQRLAV comes from the coding sequence ATGGCAAAGCAAGAAGAATTAGTATTTGGCATCCATGCAGTAAAAGCTCTCATTGAACATGCCCCTGAAAGATTTATCGAGTTATGGTTGCTTAAAGGGCGGGAAGATGACCGTTTAATGCCAATTACTAACTTAGCGCAACAATACGGAATTCCTGCACAAATGGCGAGTCGTAAAGTGCTAGATGATAAAAGTGAAGGCGAGCAGCATCAAGGTGTTGTGGCTCGCGTTAAGCCTGGAAAAGTATTTACTGAAGCCGATTTAGAAGACATTCTTGCAGAAGCAGAGCGTAAAGAACAAGCGCCATTTTTATTAATATTAGATGGTGTTACTGATCCGCACAATCTAGGCGCATGTTTACGAAATGCCGATGCCGCAGGTGTGCAAGCGATCATAGTACCTAAAGATAACGCTGCCCGCTTAACTGCAACGGTTCGAAAAGTTGCGGTTGGCGCTGCTGAAAGTGTGCCATTAGTGCAAGTGACCAATTTATCTCGAACCATGAAAGCCCTACAACAAATGGGCGTGTGGATTATTGGCACGGCAGGAGAAACAGACACTTGCCTTTACGACGTGAAATTAGCCGGCCCAATGGCGTTAGTGATGGGTGCTGAAGGGAAAGGCATGCGTCGTTTAACCCGCGAAAACTGCGATCAGTTAGTTAAACTACCGATGGCTGGCAGCGTTTCAAGCTTAAATGTATCAGTTGCAACAGGTATTTGTTTGTTTGAGATCGTGCGTCAACGATTAGCCGTGTAA
- the rpsR gene encoding 30S ribosomal protein S18, with amino-acid sequence MSRFFRRRKFCRFSAEGAAAIDYKDTAVLKNYITESGKIVPSRITGTSAKYQRQLGRAIKRARYLALLPYTDLHK; translated from the coding sequence ATGTCTCGTTTTTTTAGACGTCGCAAGTTCTGCCGCTTTTCAGCGGAAGGTGCTGCTGCAATCGATTATAAAGATACAGCTGTACTTAAAAACTATATCACTGAAAGTGGTAAAATTGTTCCTAGCCGTATTACTGGTACAAGTGCTAAATATCAACGTCAACTTGGTCGTGCGATCAAGCGTGCTCGTTACTTAGCATTATTACCATATACTGATTTACATAAGTAA
- a CDS encoding HD-GYP domain-containing protein encodes MIIKVSINDLKKGHFVVDIVEQRGTYNLTRAGHIKSNDVISALKAKGVESVLVDTTKTIDDALTINLPEQLEKPGPVILEVTKAKKLFQQSKKIQQQIFLDVQQGRSIDLGPIVEVTQDIITAIFKNPDALVCVINIRDKNEYLLEHSVSVSVLMTVFARFLKIDRDITHQLAIGAFLHDVGKIKVPDKILNKVEKLTEQEFNIIKEHVNHSIEIIKAIPDISPLSLEVAALHHERLDGSGYPQQLKQDNISNYGAMISICDIFDALTAESCYKKNYSPIKAFGILRGLALDGKLMPRLVDLFIKCLGVYPVGSIVELSSNRLAIVESGNLDDPINPKVRCFYNLKYHRYIMAKNIDLAKEADFIIRGVKAKDFNLDHNRIIEFLLQEG; translated from the coding sequence ATGATCATAAAAGTTAGTATTAATGATTTAAAGAAAGGGCACTTCGTTGTCGATATTGTTGAACAACGCGGCACTTATAATTTAACACGTGCTGGACATATTAAAAGCAACGATGTCATCAGTGCTCTAAAAGCCAAAGGTGTTGAGTCGGTTTTAGTTGATACTACCAAAACCATTGACGATGCCCTGACTATTAACCTCCCAGAACAGCTAGAAAAACCAGGCCCGGTGATCCTCGAAGTCACTAAAGCTAAAAAACTTTTTCAACAATCAAAAAAAATTCAACAGCAAATTTTTCTCGACGTCCAACAAGGTCGTTCAATAGATCTTGGTCCTATTGTTGAAGTTACTCAGGACATCATAACAGCAATATTTAAAAATCCTGATGCATTAGTTTGCGTGATAAATATTCGTGATAAAAATGAATACTTATTAGAACATTCTGTTTCGGTCTCTGTACTTATGACTGTTTTTGCTCGCTTTTTGAAAATAGATAGAGACATCACCCATCAACTTGCCATTGGCGCGTTTCTTCATGATGTAGGTAAGATTAAGGTACCCGATAAAATACTCAATAAAGTAGAAAAACTTACAGAGCAAGAGTTCAATATTATAAAAGAGCACGTAAATCACTCCATTGAAATAATTAAAGCGATCCCAGACATTTCTCCCCTCAGTTTAGAAGTTGCGGCACTACATCATGAGCGTTTAGATGGCTCAGGCTACCCTCAACAACTAAAGCAAGACAACATTTCAAACTATGGTGCCATGATTTCCATTTGTGATATTTTTGACGCGCTAACAGCAGAAAGTTGCTATAAAAAAAATTACAGCCCAATTAAAGCATTCGGTATATTAAGAGGCTTAGCGCTTGATGGTAAACTTATGCCTAGGTTGGTTGATTTATTTATTAAATGTTTAGGGGTATACCCTGTTGGCAGTATTGTCGAACTTAGTTCAAACCGGTTAGCCATTGTAGAAAGTGGCAATCTAGACGACCCTATAAACCCAAAAGTACGCTGCTTTTATAATTTGAAATACCATCGATACATTATGGCAAAAAATATTGACTTAGCTAAAGAAGCTGACTTTATTATTCGTGGTGTTAAGGCAAAAGATTTTAATTTAGATCACAACCGAATTATCGAGTTTTTATTACAGGAAGGATGA
- a CDS encoding tetratricopeptide repeat protein, whose product MQKLLIAILFTFTQIISASAAELTAVQIYSDNVLLDLIKENKHLSQVVIDDCQLVQDIEARAVKSQMPSYQFLWGDMLAYGVCVKKDVPLGLHYMQASADQGLSEALEQMGRYYHVGKFVQVDINQALIFLKESAALNNLKAQLRLADLYLAGHGSPLDFPQLYTQLHQSVTDDKKEHKIIAQHLVKLAQKMPERVVNAASNGKY is encoded by the coding sequence ATGCAAAAACTACTTATAGCGATCTTATTTACTTTTACGCAGATTATTAGCGCTTCAGCGGCTGAGTTAACCGCGGTGCAAATTTATAGTGATAACGTATTACTTGATTTAATAAAAGAAAACAAACATTTAAGCCAAGTGGTTATTGATGACTGCCAATTAGTCCAAGATATTGAAGCGCGGGCGGTAAAATCTCAAATGCCTTCATATCAATTTCTCTGGGGCGACATGCTTGCTTATGGTGTGTGTGTGAAAAAAGATGTGCCCTTAGGATTACATTACATGCAAGCTTCAGCTGATCAGGGGTTATCTGAGGCTTTAGAGCAAATGGGGCGCTATTATCATGTTGGCAAGTTTGTACAAGTTGATATCAATCAAGCACTTATTTTTCTAAAAGAGTCAGCAGCGTTAAATAATTTAAAAGCGCAGCTTAGGTTAGCAGATTTGTATTTAGCGGGTCATGGTAGTCCGCTGGATTTCCCACAGCTCTATACACAGTTACATCAATCGGTTACTGACGATAAAAAAGAACATAAAATTATCGCGCAGCATTTAGTGAAACTAGCGCAAAAAATGCCTGAACGGGTAGTTAATGCGGCCAGTAACGGAAAGTATTAA
- the rplI gene encoding 50S ribosomal protein L9 has product MEVILLDKIAKLGGLGDKVTVKSGYARNFLLPKGKAVFASKANVEHFEARRADLEKKLAEQLSASEARAAKLTELAEITIASKAGDEGKLFGSIGTRDIADAITEAGVEVVKAEVRLPLGSIRETGEFDIVIHVHNDVDATIKVVVIAQA; this is encoded by the coding sequence ATGGAAGTAATACTTCTTGATAAAATCGCCAAATTAGGCGGCCTTGGTGACAAGGTAACAGTTAAATCTGGTTACGCTCGTAACTTTTTACTACCAAAAGGCAAAGCTGTTTTTGCCTCTAAAGCAAACGTTGAGCACTTTGAAGCTCGTCGCGCTGACTTAGAGAAAAAATTAGCTGAGCAACTTAGTGCTTCTGAAGCACGTGCTGCTAAATTAACTGAATTAGCTGAAATCACTATCGCTTCTAAAGCCGGTGACGAAGGTAAATTATTCGGTTCAATTGGTACACGTGATATTGCTGATGCAATCACTGAAGCTGGTGTTGAAGTTGTTAAAGCTGAAGTACGTTTACCACTAGGTAGCATTCGTGAAACAGGTGAATTCGATATCGTAATTCACGTGCACAACGATGTAGATGCAACAATTAAAGTTGTTGTTATTGCTCAAGCTTAA
- the erpA gene encoding iron-sulfur cluster insertion protein ErpA, with the protein MSNPELPIKFSDAAATKVLSLITEEENPDLKLRVYVTGGGCSGFSYGFTFDEKVNDGDMTIEKQGVTMVIDPMSLQYLVDGEVDYIEGLEGSRFLVNNPNATTTCGCGSSFSI; encoded by the coding sequence ATGTCAAATCCTGAATTACCTATTAAATTTTCTGACGCTGCGGCGACTAAAGTATTGTCGTTGATCACGGAAGAAGAAAACCCAGACTTGAAATTACGTGTTTACGTTACAGGTGGTGGCTGCTCTGGCTTTTCGTATGGTTTTACTTTCGATGAAAAAGTCAATGACGGCGATATGACGATAGAAAAACAAGGCGTCACTATGGTGATTGATCCGATGAGTTTACAGTATTTAGTTGACGGTGAAGTTGATTATATTGAAGGCTTAGAAGGCAGTCGTTTCTTGGTTAACAATCCAAATGCGACAACAACCTGTGGTTGTGGTTCTTCTTTTTCGATTTAA
- the priB gene encoding primosomal replication protein N, translating into MNNSQENCLVLTGHVVKPPKTSTSPAGIQHCQFSMDHKSIQNEAGMNRQAFVRIQVVATGKVSQHLTRDLIEGCNVKVTGFINRHESRNGNPLLVLHAQQIEMI; encoded by the coding sequence ATGAATAATAGCCAAGAGAATTGCTTAGTATTGACCGGACATGTGGTAAAGCCACCTAAAACGTCAACTAGCCCAGCGGGTATTCAGCACTGTCAGTTTTCAATGGACCACAAGTCTATTCAAAATGAAGCAGGCATGAACAGACAAGCGTTTGTTCGAATACAAGTTGTTGCAACCGGCAAAGTGTCACAACACTTAACTCGTGATTTAATTGAAGGCTGTAATGTTAAAGTGACTGGTTTTATAAACCGTCATGAATCTAGAAACGGTAATCCGCTTTTAGTATTACATGCCCAACAAATTGAAATGATTTAA
- a CDS encoding GGDEF domain-containing protein codes for MSKIHQLIENSKVNESIARKLFEIETEVLACQSSEELLERLLGLIQAKFQLSGISLLLAEPTPISYLINGNLQSNWHQKNTSQISTEKLSLLHVDKKPMLTNQLEQLNNIVPKSLLTGAKSAALTPLSLEGKLFGSLLFTDKSSARFHQDLGTFHLEQLAVKVSLCLSNVLIREQLQYMAHYDRLTGVANRRLMEVCIGEELIRQRRYGVPFSVLFIDCNKFKAINDTYGHDCGDKVLTYVASQLQELVRENDKCFRYAGDEFVVVLASQTLLEAEQASDRLCQFFDDNPMPYQSALLPVSISCGAAASSGEETMDELLKTADKNLYVNKKANNGMVFKL; via the coding sequence ATGTCGAAAATTCATCAGTTAATTGAAAATTCAAAAGTAAACGAAAGTATTGCCCGAAAATTATTTGAAATAGAAACAGAAGTGCTGGCTTGTCAATCAAGTGAGGAGCTGCTGGAACGTTTACTTGGACTAATTCAAGCTAAATTTCAATTGTCTGGTATTTCATTATTACTTGCTGAGCCTACACCGATAAGTTATTTAATTAACGGGAATTTGCAATCTAATTGGCATCAAAAAAACACCTCTCAGATTTCTACTGAAAAATTATCTTTACTGCACGTAGACAAAAAACCTATGTTGACCAACCAACTTGAGCAACTGAATAATATTGTGCCAAAATCATTACTCACTGGTGCAAAATCGGCGGCCTTAACACCGTTGTCATTGGAAGGTAAATTATTTGGCAGTTTATTATTTACCGATAAATCATCAGCTCGATTTCATCAGGACTTAGGCACTTTTCATTTAGAACAACTTGCCGTTAAGGTGAGCCTTTGTTTATCGAATGTATTAATTCGCGAGCAACTTCAATACATGGCGCACTATGACCGTTTAACCGGTGTGGCTAATCGGCGTCTGATGGAAGTTTGTATTGGTGAAGAGCTTATTCGCCAACGTCGTTATGGTGTGCCCTTTTCAGTATTGTTTATTGATTGCAATAAATTTAAGGCCATTAATGACACATATGGACATGACTGCGGCGACAAGGTTTTGACTTATGTTGCGAGTCAATTACAAGAATTAGTTCGCGAGAATGATAAATGCTTTCGCTATGCCGGAGATGAGTTTGTTGTCGTCCTTGCCAGCCAAACGTTATTAGAGGCTGAACAAGCGAGTGATCGTTTATGTCAATTTTTTGATGATAATCCCATGCCCTATCAAAGTGCTTTGTTGCCCGTTAGTATTAGCTGTGGTGCTGCAGCAAGTAGTGGTGAAGAGACGATGGACGAATTATTAAAAACTGCCGACAAAAACCTTTATGTCAACAAAAAGGCAAATAACGGCATGGTATTTAAACTATAA
- the rpsF gene encoding 30S ribosomal protein S6 translates to MRHYEIVFMVHPDQSEQVPAMIQRYSDIVTNAEGKIHRLEDWGRRQLAYPINKLHKAHYVLINIEAPQAAIDELETSFRYNDVVIRNMIMRTKDAVTEASAMAVAKEDRRDERREVKKEVTDAPATEASDVEAPAAEAPKAEEAASEE, encoded by the coding sequence ATGCGTCATTACGAAATCGTATTTATGGTTCACCCTGACCAGAGTGAACAAGTACCAGCTATGATTCAGCGTTACAGTGACATCGTCACTAATGCTGAAGGCAAAATCCACCGTCTTGAAGACTGGGGCCGTCGCCAATTAGCTTACCCAATCAATAAATTGCACAAAGCACACTATGTTTTAATTAACATTGAAGCGCCTCAAGCAGCTATTGATGAATTAGAAACTTCTTTCCGTTATAACGATGTTGTTATACGTAACATGATCATGCGTACTAAAGACGCGGTTACTGAAGCTTCAGCTATGGCTGTTGCTAAAGAAGACCGTCGTGATGAACGTCGCGAAGTGAAGAAAGAGGTTACTGACGCACCAGCTACTGAAGCATCAGATGTTGAAGCACCAGCTGCCGAAGCACCAAAAGCAGAAGAAGCTGCGAGCGAAGAATAA